The proteins below come from a single Sander lucioperca isolate FBNREF2018 chromosome 20, SLUC_FBN_1.2, whole genome shotgun sequence genomic window:
- the yaf2 gene encoding YY1-associated factor 2 isoform X3: MGDKRSPTRKPRPVSQLVSQQQVTQQFVLPLQPKKEKKERVEREKSDREPALKKNSHKKMRPRLKNIDRSSAQHLEVTVGDLTVIITDFKEKAKPSSTSATPSSTASTADHHSQNGSSSENTEKGLSRSSSPRGEGSSVNGESH, translated from the exons GAAGCCTCGTCCCGTCTCCCAGCTCGTCTCGCAGCAGCAGGTAACGCAGCAGTTTGTGTTGCCCTTGCAGCCCaaaaaggagaagaaggagagagtagagagggagaagagcgACAGAGAGCCGGCGCTCAAGAAGAACAGTCACAAGAAGATGAG GCCGAGGTTAAAAAACATTGACCGGAGCAGCGCCCAGCACCTGGAGGTGACGGTTGGGGACCTGACAGTCATCATAACGGACTTTAAGGAGAAGGCCAAGCCCTCGTCCACCTCGGCTACGCCATCCAGCACCGCGTCTACGGCCGACCACCACAGCCAGAACGGCTCCagctcagagaacacagagaaGGGGCTTTCCCGCTCCTCCTCTCCCAGAGGAGAGGGGAGCTCGGTCAACGGAGAGTCCCACTGA